A region of Homo sapiens chromosome X, GRCh38.p14 Primary Assembly DNA encodes the following proteins:
- the SPIN2A gene encoding spindlin-2A isoform X1, which produces MKTPNAQEAEGQQTRAAAGRATGSANMTKKKVSQKKQRGRPSSQPRRNIVGCRISHGWKEGDEPITQWKGTVLDQVPINPSLYLVKYDGIDCVYGLELHRDERVLSLKILSDRVASSHISDANLANTIIGKAVEHMFEGEHGSKDEWRGMVLAQAPIMKAWFYITYEKDPVLYMYQLLDDYKEGDLRIMPESSESPPTEREPGGVVDGLIGKHVEYTKEDGSKRIGMVIHQVETKPSVYFIKFDDDFHIYVYDLVKKS; this is translated from the coding sequence ATGAAGACCCCCAACGCACAGGAAGCCGAAGGGCAACAAACCAGGGCAGCTGCAGGACGGGCCACTGGGtctgcaaacatgacaaagaaaaaagtctcCCAAAAGAAGCAGAGAGGCCGACCTTCATCCCAGCCCCGCAGGAACATCGTGGGCTGCAGAATTTCtcatggatggaaggaaggagatgaGCCCATCACGCAGTGGAAAGGAACCGTTCTGGATCAGGTGCCTATAAATCCCTCTCTTTATCTGGTGAAATATGATGGAATTGACTGTGTCTATGGACTGGAACTTCACAGAGATGAAAGGGTTTTGTCTCTTAAAATTCTTTCTGACAGGGTGGCATCATCTCACATTAGTGATGCCAACCTTGCAAATACCATAATTGGCAAAGCAGTGGAACACATGTTTGAGGGAGAGCATGGTTCTAAGGATGAATGGAGGGGGATGGTCTTAGCTCAAGCACCTATCATGAAAGCCTGGTTTTATATTACCTATGAGAAAGATCCTGTCTTGTACATGTACCAGCTTCTAGATGATTATAAGGAAGGTGACCTCCGCATCATGCCAGAATCCAGTGAGTCTCCTCCAACAGAGAGGGAGCCAGGAGGAGTTGTAGATGGCCTAATAGGTAAGCATGTGGAATATACCAAAGAAGATGGCTCCAAAAGGATCGGCATGGTCATTCACCAAGTGGAAACCAAACCCTCTGTGTATTTCATCAAGTTTGATGATGATTTCCATATCTATGTCTACGATTTGGTGAAAAAGTCCTAA
- the SPIN2A gene encoding spindlin-2A isoform X3 codes for MKTPNAQEAEGQQTRAAAGRATGSANMTKKKVSQKKQRGRPSSQPRRNIVGCRISHGWKEGDEPITQWKGTVLDQQLPETIGGSDQRSTKRNLLSQEATFWLDLPHKAGVCRPLTGTCWPVLPTPAHRDL; via the exons ATGAAGACCCCCAACGCACAGGAAGCCGAAGGGCAACAAACCAGGGCAGCTGCAGGACGGGCCACTGGGtctgcaaacatgacaaagaaaaaagtctcCCAAAAGAAGCAGAGAGGCCGACCTTCATCCCAGCCCCGCAGGAACATCGTGGGCTGCAGAATTTCtcatggatggaaggaaggagatgaGCCCATCACGCAGTGGAAAGGAACCGTTCTGGATCAG CAGCTGCCTGAAACCATAGGTGGCTCCGACCAACGATCCACTAAAAGAAACCTGCTGTCCCAAGAAGCCACATTCTGGTTAGACCTTCCCCACAAAGCTGGTGTCTGCAGACCCCTCACAGGCACCTGTTGGCCAGTCTTGCCTACCCCAGCTCACAGAGACCTGTGA
- the SPIN2A gene encoding spindlin-2A isoform X2: protein MKTPNAQEAEGQQTRAAAGRATGSANMTKKKVSQKKQRGRPSSQPRRNIVGCRISHGWKEGDEPITQWKGTVLDQLLDDYKEGDLRIMPESSESPPTEREPGGVVDGLIGKHVEYTKEDGSKRIGMVIHQVETKPSVYFIKFDDDFHIYVYDLVKKS, encoded by the exons ATGAAGACCCCCAACGCACAGGAAGCCGAAGGGCAACAAACCAGGGCAGCTGCAGGACGGGCCACTGGGtctgcaaacatgacaaagaaaaaagtctcCCAAAAGAAGCAGAGAGGCCGACCTTCATCCCAGCCCCGCAGGAACATCGTGGGCTGCAGAATTTCtcatggatggaaggaaggagatgaGCCCATCACGCAGTGGAAAGGAACCGTTCTGGATCAG CTTCTAGATGATTATAAGGAAGGTGACCTCCGCATCATGCCAGAATCCAGTGAGTCTCCTCCAACAGAGAGGGAGCCAGGAGGAGTTGTAGATGGCCTAATAGGTAAGCATGTGGAATATACCAAAGAAGATGGCTCCAAAAGGATCGGCATGGTCATTCACCAAGTGGAAACCAAACCCTCTGTGTATTTCATCAAGTTTGATGATGATTTCCATATCTATGTCTACGATTTGGTGAAAAAGTCCTAA